One window of Cataglyphis hispanica isolate Lineage 1 chromosome 12, ULB_Chis1_1.0, whole genome shotgun sequence genomic DNA carries:
- the LOC126853549 gene encoding DNA replication licensing factor Mcm7: MANKVARDYIKDKEQFKTFFLEFVAMDDNTENKTFKYRQQLTKIAHREQISFEIDLDDVQSFDEELAASVANNTRRYTNLVLDLVQEILPDFKERVVLPKDSLDIYMEHRLLIQARNRGEAQETRVKYAPELMRRFEVYFKDFSDAKAYSVRDIKADKIGKLVTVRGIVTKTTEVKPMIVVATYTCDECGSEVSQPVHSLSFMPLRTCPSEGCRVNKSGGRLYLQTKGSKFIKFQELKLQEHSEQVPVGHIPRSLTIFCRGETTRNCLPGDHVIVTGVFLPFVKTGFHAKSGPALSSETYLDAHKIVCLNNVDTVDENNTELTDQELSLLMQDDFYNKLACSLAPEIYGLEDVKKALLLLLVGGTDKKKGDIKIRGNINICLMGDPGVAKSQLLSYITRLASRSQYTTGRGSSGVGLTAAIMKDPLTGQMTLEGGALVLADQGVCCIDEFDKMADADRTAIHEVMEQQTISIAKAGIMARLNARVSILAAANPAYGRYNPQRTVEQNIQLPAALLSRFDLLWLIQDRADRGNDLKLAQHITYVHQHCSQPPTETEAIDMKLIRKYINLCKTKEPIVSEELTEYIVDSYVEMRKEARNSHDKTFTSARNLLAILRLSTALARLRLSNVVDKDDIAEANRLVEMSKHSINYSEQRTNNTQQNPINRIFHLIRELAGDKKTVKVSDILERCTSKGFKPDPVYRCIEEYEALNVWQVNQTRRLITFI; the protein is encoded by the exons atgGCGAACAAAGTGGCGAGAGACTACATTAAAGACAAAG aaCAATTCAAGACTTTTTTCTTGGAATTTGTGGCAATGGATgataatacagaaaataaaacttttaaatacagACAGCAGCTGACCAAGATAGCTCACAGAGAACAAATTAGCTTTGAGATCGATTTAGATGATGTACAATCATTTGATGAGGAACTAGCTGCATCTGTTGCTAATAATACACGAAGATACACTAATTTAGTTTTGGAT ttggTTCAAGAAATATTACCTGATTTCAAAGAGAGAGTTGTTTTACCTAAAGATTCATTGGATATTTATATGGAGCATCGATTATTAATACAGGCTCGTAATAGAGGCGAAGCTCAAGAAACCAGAGTTAAATATGCTCCCGAATTGATGCGTCGTTT tgaagtgtattttaaagatttttctgaTGCAAAAGCATATTCAGTAAGAGATATTAAGGCAGATAAGATTGGAAAGTTGGTGACAGTTAGAGGCATTGTTACTAAAACTACCGAAGTTAAGCCAATGATTGTTGTAGCGACATATACATGCGATGAATGCGGTTCAGAAGTGAGCCAACCG gTACATTCTTTAAGTTTTATGCCATTACGGACATGTCCGAGTGAGGGATGTCGCGTGAACAAATCTGGTGGCAGATTATACTTGCAGACAAAAGGTTCAAAGTTTATCAAATTTCAAGAGCTGAAGTTGCAGGAACAt agcGAACAAGTTCCGGTTGGCCACATACCACGATCCTTAACTATCTTTTGTCGAGGTGAAACAACGAGAAATTGCTTGCCTGGTGATCACGTTATTGTTACTGGTGTGTTCTTGCCCTTTGTGAAAACAGGTTTTCATGCTAAATCAGGGCCTGCGCTTTCCAGTGAAACTTATTTGGATGCACAT aaaatagTATGTCTCAATAACGTAGATACGGTAGACGAGAATAACACCGAATTAACAGATCAAGAATTAAGTTTGTTAATGCAAGATGATTTTTACAACAAGTTGGCTTGTTCCTTAGCCCCAGAAATTTACGGGCTCGAAGATGTGAAAAAGGCATTACTTTTACTTCTCGTTGGTGGAACAGACAAAAAGAAAGGCGACATTAAAATTCGAG GCAACATTAATATCTGCTTGATGGGAGATCCTGGTGTAGCGAAATcgcaattattatcttatatcacACGATTAGCTTCAAGATCACAGTATACTACAGGGCGAGGCTCGTCTGGTGTGGGTTTAACCGCTGCAATCATGAAGGATCCTCTAACTGGTCAAATGACATTGGAGGGTGGAGCTTTGGTATTGGCGGATCAAGGAGTTTGCTGCATCGACGAGTTCGATAAAATGGCAGACGCGGACAGAACGGCAATTCACGAGGTGATGGAGCAACAAACTATATCTATTGCCAAAGCCGGCATAATGGCTCGTTTGAACGCTAGAGTATCCATATTGGCTGCTGCCAATCCGGCGTACGGTAGATACAATCCGCAAAGAACGGttgaacaaaatattcaattgcCTGCCGCGTTGTTGTCGCGATTTGACTTATTGTGGCTTATTCAGGATCGCGCAGACCGAGGAAACGATCTTAA ATTAGCACAACACATTACATATGTGCATCAACATTGCTCGCAACCTCCGACTGAAACGGAAGCTAtagatatgaaattaataagaaaatatataaatttgtgtaaGACAAAAGAACCTATCGTATCAGAAGAATTAACGGAATATATTGTAG ACTCTTATGTGGAAATGCGAAAAGAAGCGCGTAACAGCCATGACAAGACGTTTACTTCCGCTCGTAATCTACTAGCTATTCTTCGATTGTCAACGGCGTTAGCACGACTACGATTATCGAATGTGGTCGACAAGGACGACATTGCAGAAGCGAATAGATTGGTTGAGATGTCCAAGCATTCAATCAACTATTCTGAACAACGTACAAATAACACTCAACAGAATCcgattaatagaattttccaCCTGATACGGGAACTTGCCGGCGATAAAAAGACAGTCAAAGTGTCAGATATTTTGGAGCGATGCACGAGTAAGGGATTTAAACCCGATCCCGTGTACAGATGCATTGAGGAATACGAGGCGTTGAACGTGTGGCAGGTCAATCAAACCAGAAGAttgattacttttatataa
- the LOC126853617 gene encoding bystin: MGKAKKIKVSKGGTKEPKIGLAEQIEFDKSVKSTIRQKIRHRADDEEYVAPTLAKKILSQARQQQLEIEEEIGLSNPKGTEKPTVKLGSELSDVEDQSSDDEESLDNVHYYENIEINEEDERALQMFMSRDPIPTRTLADIIMEKLTEKRTEIETQFSDAGTIQLQDLDPRVKAMYEGVRDVLAKYRSGKLPKAFKIVPSLKNWEQILYIMDPPKWSAAAMYQATRIFASNLKEKMAQRFYNLVLLPRIRDDLAEYKRLNFHLYQALRKALFKPAGFMKGILLPLLESGTCTLRESVIIGSVIAKNSIPILHSSAAILKIAEMDYTGANSIFLRIFLDKKYALPYRVVDGVVFHFLRFERDTRELPVLWHQALLTFVQRYKSDISSEQKEALLGLLRKQSHYSITPEIRRELQHAKCRDVEMTEPKPAPIL, encoded by the exons ATGGGTAAAGCCAAGAAAATCAAGGTTTCCAAAGGCGGAACTAAAGAGCCGAAAATAGGTTTGGCAGAACAAATAGAATTTGATAAGTCTGTGAAGTCTACAATCAGGCAAAAGATCAGGCATCGGGCTGACGATGAAGAA TACGTAGCTCCTACTCTGGCAAAGAAGATCTTATCGCAAGCCAGGCAGCAGCAGCTAGAGATTGAAGAAGAGATTGGTCTGAGTAATCCTAAAGGCACCGAGAAGCCGACTGTAAAACTTGGCTCTGAGTTGAGCGATGTCGAGGATCAATCTAGCGATGATGAAGAATCATTGGATAATGTACACTATTACGAGAACATCGAAATCAATGAAGAAGATGAACGCGCGTTACAGATGTTCATGTCCAGAGATCCGATACCTACGAGAACGCTGGCCGAcataataatggaaaaattgaCGGAGAAAAGGACCGAAATCGAGACGCAATTTTCTGATGCTGGGACTATTCAGCTGCAAGACTTGGATCCACGAGTAAAGGCGATGTATGAGGGTGTCAGAGACGTTTTAGCAAAATATCGTAGCGGCAAACTACCAAAGGCTTTCAAAATCGTGCCTAGTTTAAAGAATTGGGAACAGATACTATACATTATGGATCCACCAAAATGGTCTGCCGCTGCCATGTATCAAGCAACAAGGATATTTGCTTCAAATTTAAAGGAAAAGATGGCCCAGAGGTTTTACAACCTGGTTCTGTTACCGCGCATTAGGGATGATCTGGCGGAATACAAAAGACTGAATTTCCACTTATACCAGGCGTTAAGGAAAGCATTATTCAAACCAGCCGGTTTCATGAAGGGAATCCTGCTACCGCTCTTAGAATCCGGCACGTGTACGCTCAGAGAGAGCGTCATCATCGGATCAGTAATCGCGAAGAATTCAATACCAATTTTACACTCCTCCGCAGCTATACTGAAAATCGCGGAGATGGATTACACAGGTGCAAACAGCATTTTCCTCAGGATATTCTTGGATAAAAAATACGCACTTCCATACAGAGTAGTGGATGGAGTGGTGTTTCATTTTCTTAG GTTTGAAAGAGACACCAGGGAATTACCAGTGTTATGGCATCAAGCACTCTTAACTTTTGTGCAACGATATAAAAGCGATATCAGTTCTGAGCAAAAGGAAGCTTTACTAGGACTACTGAGGAAACAGTCACACTATTCAATCACTCCCGAAATCAGGAGAGAATTGCAACACGCAAAATGCAGAGATGTAGAAATGACAGAACCCAAACCAGCACCAATATTATAG